The Drosophila bipectinata strain 14024-0381.07 chromosome 3L, DbipHiC1v2, whole genome shotgun sequence region CGCCGCCTAACTGTGGAGCAACAGCGTCCGGGAGGGGGAGGAGCTGCCAGCAGCCAGCAGCTAGCAGAGCCAAAGCATTGCCGGCAGATTATTTGGCATTGTTCCGAGTTCTAAATTTAGTTCTGTCATTAAAGACaaggtgtgtgtgcgtgtgtataTGCCTCTGGGTAGGAGCTCCTCCTCTCTTACTCAGTCTATCTGTGGCCATTTCCTAGGAGGGAGAAATTGAGGCACAGACTCCAACACCGCAAGACTTCCCCCTATCTCTCCCGAGGCGATCTTGCGGATCATTCATTGGAATCTCATTCAGCTGAATGAACTTGGGCCAACACCGAATGGTGGAGAAGCATGTAACCATCCTAGTCTTCATCTCAAGAGCCAGACCAAGAGCATTGCATCTTCGTTGCTGTCGCCTGCTGCTGTGTAACTTTCCCTTCTGCCATTTCGACGCAAGTTCCTAATAACTATGATtaattgttgatttttttttcgctggcAGTTATGCTTGCCCCAAGCTCCAAGCTCCCTCTCATTCACACCATATTTCTTGTCTCTTTCTCGTTACAGGTTGACCTAGAACCGGAATTGTGTATTAATCTGCACCAAGAGTGAGTAATGCCGTAGTTATGCCGTCTTGTAGTTTCTTTTCGCTGGgaaaggaggaggaggcggaggaggaggaggacgtgACTGTGATTTTTTTCGGAGAATGCGGGTTTGATAAGATCCATGAGGGGCGGGCTTAACTGGACTTCCTCTCCGAGCTGGAGAGTCGATAAGCAGCCTAATGGCCAATTATCAGTTGGGAGAATAACTTGTTTACTCACTGGGGGAAGTGGGAACTGGGAACTGGGTAACATCTGATTGATTCGGCTCGGAATCTGAATCTGATCCCGGCCAGACGCGATGATAACGGACCTGGACAGACGGCGGGACATACAGAAGTGTTTACAACTGCTATTGACTACCAACGAGCTgactggcctggcctggcctgccGCCTCTTCAATGAGCCAGCTAGTTCGGTATGTAAACAAGACTCGACGGCAAACACTCGACAGCAATAATGGGGGAAGAGGTAGGTCGGTGGGCAGGTGGCTAGGGTAGGGGTAGGATGAATGAGAGGTGACGATTGGCGCGTGCAGGCCATGGCGTTTATTTATAGCATGTGGGCTGCTCCTTTCCCACGCTAGAAGACAACACAATTAAATCAATCCCCAAACCCAAACCCTAACCCTAACCCTAACCCTGGTATTCCCTAATCAGCAATGAAGGCCAGGAGACCATACAGCTTTCCGAGGAGAATGTTAATCCCGGCAAGCTCAAGCTTGGACCCAAGGACTTTGAGCTCAAGAAGGTCCTCGGCAAAGGTGGCTATGGCAAAGTATTTCAGGTGAGTCCATCCATCATCCATGATCTGCTGGTTGCTCACACAATATATCGCTTCAGGTGCGCAAGACCGCTGGACGAGATGCcaacaaatattttgccaTGAAGGTTCTCAAGAAGGCATCGATTGTGACCAACCAAAAGGACACGGCGCACACACGTGCCGAGCGCAACATACTCGAGGCAGTAAAGGTGCGAGGAAGAGCTATATCCTCTCTAAATCccaattaaaatttctttCTAATCCCCTCCAGCACCCGTTCATAGTAGAGTTGGTCTATGCCTTCCAGACAGATGGGAAACTGTATCTTATACTTGAATATCTGAGCGGTGGGGAGCTGTTTATGCATTTGGAACGCGAGGGAATATTTCTGGAGGACACCACATGGTAGTTATTCTAGAGAGTTCTCTAAAGAATCCAAAGACTAAAGTCCTTCTGCCCTTCGATAGCTTCTACCTGAGCGAGATCATCTTGGCCCTGGGCCACTTACACAAACTGGGCATCATTTATCGGGATCTTAAGCCCGAAAACATACTCCTGGACGCCCAGGGGCACGTCAAACTAACCGACTTCGGTCTGTGCAAGGAGCACATCCAAGAGGGTATTGTCACCCACACCTTCTGCGGCACAATTGAGTACATGTGCGTGCGCCCGCAAGCCTACTATGATTCCTTGTCTTATTATCAGAATTTTATGCTAATTTTGGTTCATTTTGTTATGCAGGGCCCCTGAAATCCTCACCAGAAGTGGCCATGGCAAAGCAGTGGACTGGTGGTCCTTGGGTGCTCTTATGTTTGACATGCTAACTGGAGTGGTACGTAGACATCCGGATGTATAAGATATCCCATTAATGACTTCTTAATCTTAACAGCCACCGTTTACCGCCGAGAACCGAAAGAAGACCATCGAAACCATTTTAAAAGCCAAGCTCAATCTGCCAGCCTACCTCACGCCCGAAGCCAGGGATCTGGTGCGTCGTCTGATGAAGCGCCAGGAGCCACAGCGCCTGGGCAGCGGTCCCGAGGATGCGGCGGCTGTGCAAATACATCCATTCTTCAAGCACGTCAACTGGGACGATGTCTTGGCCCGACGCCTCGAACCGCCCATAAAACCGCTCTTGGTAGGTCCTTAATGGAGCTTATGGATTATATATACTCATTCCTTATGTATGCCTCTGATCCTACAGCGAAGCGAGGACGATGTCTCACAGTTCGACACGAGATTCACAAGACAGATCCCCGTTGACTCGCCGGACGATACAACGCTGAGCGAAAGTGCCAATCttattttccaagtaagtataATCCTCCCGGGGGATAAGTGGTCATAGTTGCTTCATTTTTGGGTGGATTTCACAATAAATACTTTACTAAAGATTAGTCTAAGCCTAGGAGAGGGATGTCTCGGCCTTCTGGAATACTCAGCGATAGTCGGCACCGCATTGGAAGTGGGGCTCCTTAAGGGGTATGCCCGTAGGTCCGTCCGTAAACTCGCAGAAGTTCAATCCGATCCGCCGGAAGGGATGACACTTGCTCTTGGGGTTGCCCCACTTGCCGCGATACGTGAGCCAGTCGGGCACCAGTGATCGTCCTTTTGAAGAAGGGATATTATAATAAGGATATTCTAGCAGGAGTACCACCAGTATCAGTACTCACCGTAGGACCTCAGGTTCTCGTAGCTTATGTCCACCGCCTTCCAAGTATTCCAGGGTGTTCCGAATCCGTTTATGTCGTACAAACGAGCCACCTTGACGAATCGATGCTTTCCAGGAGCTGTCCACAGACCATGAGAGCCCTTGGCGGCAAACAGAACCGGATGGTTcttgaaagttgtcaccgtctTGGGGAAGTTGGGGCGCTGCAGGATGCCCTTGCGCGTCTCCTGCCGGCGGAACTCAAAGGAGCCCGTCAGGCGGTTGTAACTGTAGAAGGCTCCCGCATCATGGGCCGAGACATACATGGCTTGGGGCTCGGAGTCTCCGTTGAAGTACAAACTCATGTGCTCCCAGTCGCCGACATGGCTGCCTATGTCCTTGCGATTCCCGAGACAGTAACCATATACAGCCGGAAAGGGAATCCTTCCCAGCGGGCCCAGACTGACGGTGCACATGGTCTTGCCCTGGCTGTAGGGATAGAACATCCAGTAGGTGACATGGAAGCCTGGAAGCTTGCCCTTGCCACCATTAACCTCCTGCTCTGGCGTCTCGCCGATGCTGTTCTCCTCCAGATTGTCGTCCAGGTCGGATCCTCCACTGAACTTGACATTGTCCGCCAGATTGGCGATGAAATTGTTGACTGGAACGCTGCTGTCCGGCTCTTGCTCCAGATCCTTCTCCGGCTGAGGCCTGGGGGTGGTCTCCGCTACTACCAGCTCCTCGTACTCGTTGAGGGGGGGACTGTACATGGGTGCCTCACGCTTCACCCTCTGGAAGAGTGGATACAGGCGCGAGGACCTCCGCACCGTGTCGTTCCGATCCTCCAGCGGATCAATGGACACCGGTATGTAGGGGCCTCGGGTGCTGGCCAGCGGCGGAGTCGGGACTGGGTTCATAAAATCCCGTTTCGGCGGGCAGAGGCTAACCACTCCATATATGGGCACGGGTTTCTCGTTGGGATTCCGTCCGTAAATGAAGGACTGTTCATTCTCCAGCAGTTCCTGGACCTCGTCGTTCGTCACCAGATGCGACTTGGTCGAGTACTCGCTGAAGGGAACACCGGGCCGGAAGCTGCCGCTGTCCTTGTCCATCGGATGGACATGCTGCAGGAACTCCTCGACGCCCAGCGGCATGAACTTCTCCTCGGGCGCCAGCCAAACGATGGGCGCCCATTGCTTGATCAGCCGCTCCACTGCAAGATCGGAAAGATAGTGGGTAATTAGTGCAATTAACAGCCCGGTGGAGATGGTTACCCAACCCAAGCCACTGCTCGGCCAATGGCCCCCAATTCCGCTCTAGACCAGCTCTGATTTTCGTTTTCAAATTTCAAGTGTTATAAATTTCACTTTCACACTCGAAGCGGGGCTATGAAGACCACTTGCCGGCTAGGTGGTGGCCCCCACTCGGCCCACCTGCCGAACCGACAAAGAGTAGCAGCCAGTAACGGTAGCAGTCGTTAGCAGTGTAGTTTGTTGTGGCTAATTCGCAAAATTTAACGCCACCCGAGGTGAGCTGACTGCCTGCCTGACTGACTACCTACCTCTGTTCCACATAAATACGCACTGGATGGCCAAGACCCCTCCCGAAGACCCGCCCGATGAGGCGGTGAGGCGACTCCCCGACTCTAAGTGAGTGCCAAGCCATGAAGTCGTTCAACTAAATCGTCACGGAAATTTCACTTGCTcgtgaatataaaaaaaggtgAAGTGAAGGAAAGCTTAATAACCCTGCCCTTAATTATGAGGTGTTAAGGTATTAGGTTCTTGAAAGTATTACTGGGCTTTATAATAAAGAAACAAATGATGCCTTTGCTTGGAACTTATCACTGTATCTTGGTTAATATTTGTGGCTTTAAAAGGGAAACCCTAATTTCTTATAATTCTAATAATGATAGAATTTGAAATAAGCTATTAATGTTAATCATTATtgtctttctttaaaataatggTTTCTAatcttaata contains the following coding sequences:
- the S6k gene encoding ribosomal protein S6 kinase beta-2, encoding MADVSDPSELFDLELHEDDKAHDSDDDRIELDDVDLEPELCINLHQDNEGQETIQLSEENVNPGKLKLGPKDFELKKVLGKGGYGKVFQVRKTAGRDANKYFAMKVLKKASIVTNQKDTAHTRAERNILEAVKHPFIVELVYAFQTDGKLYLILEYLSGGELFMHLEREGIFLEDTTCFYLSEIILALGHLHKLGIIYRDLKPENILLDAQGHVKLTDFGLCKEHIQEGIVTHTFCGTIEYMAPEILTRSGHGKAVDWWSLGALMFDMLTGVPPFTAENRKKTIETILKAKLNLPAYLTPEARDLVRRLMKRQEPQRLGSGPEDAAAVQIHPFFKHVNWDDVLARRLEPPIKPLLRSEDDVSQFDTRFTRQIPVDSPDDTTLSESANLIFQGFTYVAPSILEDMHRANRMPARSPRRTPRQLPDSSFRLQFPSASNAPMAMHGHPHPQPLRSGMFARATPPTHHMQTFAPRPSPAQDEMMDVQQGLPMV
- the LOC108127688 gene encoding uncharacterized protein isoform X1, whose amino-acid sequence is MSKLLKINSLSLLHCLAALLSVAALQSPQQHQQVQQQQQLLPATVATTPATSQAPPSNIRPLNATLDDGVAATFIDNTSSSSSNINNNNNNNDAAAATFFDQQQQQQQKQTTVQYAQITALDKEVVERLIKQWAPIVWLAPEEKFMPLGVEEFLQHVHPMDKDSGSFRPGVPFSEYSTKSHLVTNDEVQELLENEQSFIYGRNPNEKPVPIYGVVSLCPPKRDFMNPVPTPPLASTRGPYIPVSIDPLEDRNDTVRRSSRLYPLFQRVKREAPMYSPPLNEYEELVVAETTPRPQPEKDLEQEPDSSVPVNNFIANLADNVKFSGGSDLDDNLEENSIGETPEQEVNGGKGKLPGFHVTYWMFYPYSQGKTMCTVSLGPLGRIPFPAVYGYCLGNRKDIGSHVGDWEHMSLYFNGDSEPQAMYVSAHDAGAFYSYNRLTGSFEFRRQETRKGILQRPNFPKTVTTFKNHPVLFAAKGSHGLWTAPGKHRFVKVARLYDINGFGTPWNTWKAVDISYENLRSYGRSLVPDWLTYRGKWGNPKSKCHPFRRIGLNFCEFTDGPTGIPLKEPHFQCGADYR
- the LOC108127688 gene encoding uncharacterized protein isoform X2; amino-acid sequence: MERLIKQWAPIVWLAPEEKFMPLGVEEFLQHVHPMDKDSGSFRPGVPFSEYSTKSHLVTNDEVQELLENEQSFIYGRNPNEKPVPIYGVVSLCPPKRDFMNPVPTPPLASTRGPYIPVSIDPLEDRNDTVRRSSRLYPLFQRVKREAPMYSPPLNEYEELVVAETTPRPQPEKDLEQEPDSSVPVNNFIANLADNVKFSGGSDLDDNLEENSIGETPEQEVNGGKGKLPGFHVTYWMFYPYSQGKTMCTVSLGPLGRIPFPAVYGYCLGNRKDIGSHVGDWEHMSLYFNGDSEPQAMYVSAHDAGAFYSYNRLTGSFEFRRQETRKGILQRPNFPKTVTTFKNHPVLFAAKGSHGLWTAPGKHRFVKVARLYDINGFGTPWNTWKAVDISYENLRSYGRSLVPDWLTYRGKWGNPKSKCHPFRRIGLNFCEFTDGPTGIPLKEPHFQCGADYR